The Ancylobacter sp. WKF20 genome contains a region encoding:
- a CDS encoding rhomboid family intramembrane serine protease, with protein sequence MRSVLSALAGPHCAAYVIAVLDPSQIAAQRRQPILNVPTVITVLAAVMLAIQGLRDMVDPDTGIEILALFAFIPARFDPSVLAEGILPGGAGADVWTFVTYAFLHGGWTHVGLNLLWMLAFGSPVARRFGTLRFLLFFVVTAAAGAGLHLVTHEGELVPMIGASAAVSGCMAAAIRFMFASEGHVVWQPDAMSASVRYPAPPLSIVMRDRRVIGFVGVWFLINIGFGLLTPAGVTDGSIAWEAHIGGFVVGLLLFPLFDPVRSGPDGAPYSRHPQG encoded by the coding sequence ATGAGGTCGGTGCTGTCGGCGCTTGCCGGCCCGCACTGCGCCGCCTATGTCATCGCTGTGCTTGACCCATCCCAGATTGCCGCCCAGCGCCGCCAGCCCATCCTCAACGTGCCGACGGTGATCACCGTCCTGGCGGCGGTGATGCTGGCCATTCAGGGGCTGCGCGACATGGTCGATCCCGATACGGGCATCGAGATCCTCGCGCTCTTCGCCTTCATTCCCGCCCGCTTCGACCCCTCCGTGCTCGCCGAAGGCATTCTGCCGGGCGGGGCCGGGGCGGATGTGTGGACCTTCGTCACCTATGCCTTCCTGCATGGCGGCTGGACCCATGTGGGGCTGAACCTCCTGTGGATGCTGGCCTTTGGCAGCCCGGTGGCGCGCCGCTTCGGCACGCTGCGTTTCCTCCTGTTCTTCGTCGTCACGGCGGCGGCGGGGGCGGGGCTGCATCTCGTCACCCATGAGGGCGAACTGGTGCCGATGATCGGCGCCTCGGCGGCGGTGTCGGGCTGCATGGCGGCGGCGATCCGCTTCATGTTCGCCTCGGAAGGCCATGTGGTATGGCAGCCGGACGCGATGAGCGCCTCGGTGCGCTATCCCGCCCCGCCGCTGTCCATCGTCATGCGTGACCGGCGGGTGATCGGCTTTGTCGGCGTGTGGTTCCTCATCAATATCGGCTTCGGCCTGCTGACACCGGCCGGCGTCACCGATGGCAGCATCGCCTGGGAAGCCCATATTGGCGGCTTCGTCGTCGGGCTTTTGCTGTTCCCGCTGTTCGATCCGGTGCGTTCCGGACCGGACGGCGCGCCCTATTCCCGGCACCCTCAGGGCTGA
- a CDS encoding transglutaminase-like cysteine peptidase: protein MNKRLERARLAAAAAVVIAAIAGVWGVSPAQASERVGEVHLAMRSAPGSNMIAGSNTATPIGYARFCAERPGDCGNGNGRGGKVALTDANYAQLRHINDTVNGTIQPLTDIEHYGEIERWTYPDDGYGDCEDYVLLKRRLLIEAGWPAETLLITVVRDKQGDGHSVLTVVTDRGDLVLDNQEAAILLWHETGYRFVKRQAQGFPDRWVSLGDVLAPATVGQN, encoded by the coding sequence ATGAACAAGAGGCTCGAACGAGCCCGTCTCGCGGCGGCGGCAGCGGTCGTGATAGCGGCGATAGCGGGTGTCTGGGGCGTGTCCCCGGCGCAGGCGAGCGAGCGGGTCGGCGAGGTGCATCTGGCGATGCGCAGCGCCCCCGGCTCGAACATGATCGCGGGGAGCAACACCGCCACCCCGATCGGCTATGCGCGCTTCTGCGCCGAGCGGCCGGGCGATTGCGGCAACGGCAATGGCCGCGGCGGCAAGGTCGCCCTGACCGACGCCAATTACGCCCAGCTCCGCCACATCAACGACACGGTGAACGGCACCATCCAGCCGCTGACCGATATCGAGCATTATGGCGAGATCGAGCGCTGGACCTACCCGGATGACGGCTATGGCGATTGCGAGGACTATGTCCTCCTGAAGCGCCGCCTGCTGATCGAGGCCGGCTGGCCGGCGGAAACGCTGCTCATCACCGTGGTGCGCGACAAGCAGGGCGACGGCCATTCGGTGCTCACCGTCGTCACCGATCGCGGCGATCTGGTGCTGGACAATCAGGAAGCCGCCATCCTGCTCTGGCACGAGACCGGCTACCGCTTCGTCAAGCGGCAGGCGCAGGGTTTCCCGGATCGCTGGGTGTCGCTGGGCGATGTGCTGGCCCCGGCCACGGTCGGCCAGAACTGA
- a CDS encoding GNAT family protein, with product MDSIRTERLVLRNFRREDGPDLLAYLREPGASCYLSLKLGDLAAAEAEAAARAGSDETIAVCLADTGRVIGDVFAMPEPPDTFSVGWNFNAAFGGAGFATEAARALFEHLFTVRQARRLYAYVEEDNAASQRLCDRLGMRAEGLFKEFVSFRQDENGQPVFENTRQYALLRKEWLARVG from the coding sequence ATGGACAGCATCCGTACCGAACGGCTGGTGCTGCGGAATTTCCGCCGTGAGGATGGCCCGGATCTGCTGGCCTATCTGCGGGAGCCGGGCGCCAGCTGCTATCTTTCCCTCAAGCTCGGTGATCTGGCGGCCGCCGAGGCAGAGGCGGCGGCGCGCGCCGGCAGCGACGAGACCATCGCGGTCTGCCTCGCCGACACCGGCCGGGTGATCGGCGATGTGTTTGCCATGCCGGAACCGCCCGACACCTTCTCCGTCGGCTGGAACTTCAACGCCGCGTTTGGCGGGGCCGGCTTCGCCACCGAGGCCGCGCGGGCTTTGTTCGAGCATCTGTTCACGGTCCGGCAGGCGCGGCGTCTTTATGCCTATGTCGAGGAGGACAACGCCGCCTCGCAGCGCCTGTGCGACAGGCTCGGCATGCGCGCGGAGGGGCTGTTCAAGGAGTTCGTCTCCTTCCGCCAGGATGAGAACGGCCAACCCGTCTTCGAGAACACGCGGCAATATGCGCTGCTGCGCAAGGAGTGGCTGGCGCGGGTCGGTTGA
- a CDS encoding gamma carbonic anhydrase family protein, translating to MPVYALDGVAPELPAPGRFWIAPTAEVIGHVALGDEASVWFGTVIRGDNERISIGERVNIQELCVLHTDPGFPMTIGADCTIGHKAMLHGCTIGENSLIGMGATLLNGARIGRNCLVGAGALVTEGKEFPDNSLIVGAPAKVIRTLDESVTARIHGTAAHYVRNWRRFAEGLARID from the coding sequence ATGCCGGTCTATGCGCTGGACGGGGTGGCGCCGGAACTGCCGGCGCCCGGCCGCTTCTGGATCGCCCCCACTGCCGAGGTGATCGGCCATGTGGCGCTGGGCGACGAGGCCAGCGTGTGGTTCGGCACGGTGATCCGGGGCGACAATGAGCGGATCAGCATCGGGGAGCGGGTGAACATCCAGGAGCTTTGCGTGCTCCACACCGATCCCGGCTTCCCGATGACCATCGGCGCGGACTGCACCATCGGCCACAAGGCGATGCTGCATGGCTGCACGATCGGCGAGAACAGCCTGATCGGCATGGGCGCCACGCTGCTGAACGGCGCCCGCATCGGGCGCAACTGCCTGGTCGGCGCCGGCGCGCTGGTGACCGAGGGCAAGGAATTTCCCGACAATTCCCTCATCGTCGGCGCGCCCGCCAAGGTCATCCGCACGCTGGATGAGAGCGTGACCGCGCGCATCCACGGCACGGCGGCGCATTATGTGCGCAACTGGCGGCGCTTTGCCGAAGGTCTCGCGCGGATCGACTGA
- a CDS encoding DUF3126 family protein, with amino-acid sequence MEKKDFERVQTYMRRLFNNTQIRVVGRPKKKDSAEVYLGDEFIGVLFEDKEDGDLSYNFQMAILDTDLED; translated from the coding sequence TTGGAAAAGAAGGATTTCGAGCGCGTCCAGACCTATATGCGGCGCCTCTTCAACAACACGCAGATCCGCGTCGTCGGCCGTCCGAAGAAGAAGGACTCGGCCGAGGTGTATCTCGGCGACGAGTTCATCGGCGTCCTGTTCGAGGACAAGGAAGACGGCGACCTCTCCTATAATTTCCAGATGGCCATCCTCGACACCGATCTGGAAGACTGA
- the cysE gene encoding serine O-acetyltransferase, with protein sequence MAQNTLQRVAAARPLDKLDPVWSRIRDEAEAIVEHEPALASFVHSSVLYHPSLEEAVGHRIAQRLDHDDMPSHLIRQAFREAVTDDPEIGLAIRADILAVCDRDPATERAVDPLLYYKGFHAIQTHRLAHWLLRHKRKDFALYLQSRASVVFQVDINPAAVFGRGIFFDHATGIVVGETAVIEDNVSILQGVTLGGTGKEHGDRHPKIRRGVLIGAGAKVLGNIEVGNCARVAAGSVVLKPVPAATTVAGVPARIVGAGNCAEPSRSMDQMFDDLPFLGEAI encoded by the coding sequence ATGGCGCAGAATACCCTTCAGCGTGTCGCGGCGGCGCGCCCGCTCGACAAGCTCGACCCGGTCTGGTCGCGCATTCGCGACGAGGCCGAGGCCATTGTCGAGCATGAGCCGGCGCTCGCCAGCTTCGTCCATTCCAGCGTGCTCTATCACCCTTCGCTGGAAGAGGCGGTCGGCCACCGCATCGCCCAGCGGCTTGACCATGACGACATGCCGAGCCACCTCATCCGCCAGGCCTTTCGTGAGGCGGTGACGGATGACCCGGAGATCGGCCTCGCCATCCGCGCCGACATTCTCGCGGTCTGCGACCGCGATCCCGCGACGGAGCGGGCGGTGGATCCGCTGCTCTATTACAAGGGCTTCCACGCCATCCAGACCCATCGCCTGGCGCATTGGCTGCTCCGGCACAAGCGAAAGGATTTCGCGCTCTATCTGCAGAGCCGGGCCTCGGTGGTGTTCCAGGTCGACATCAACCCCGCCGCCGTGTTCGGGCGCGGCATCTTCTTCGATCACGCGACCGGCATCGTCGTCGGCGAGACGGCGGTGATCGAGGATAATGTGTCGATCCTGCAGGGCGTGACGCTCGGCGGCACCGGCAAGGAGCATGGCGACCGCCACCCGAAGATCCGCCGCGGCGTGCTGATTGGCGCCGGGGCCAAGGTGCTCGGCAATATCGAGGTGGGCAATTGTGCGCGCGTGGCGGCCGGCTCCGTCGTGCTCAAGCCTGTGCCGGCGGCGACGACGGTGGCCGGCGTGCCGGCGCGGATAGTGGGCGCCGGCAACTGCGCGGAGCCCTCGCGCAGCATGGACCAGATGTTCGACGACCTTCCCTTCCTCGGCGAGGCGATCTGA
- a CDS encoding alpha/beta fold hydrolase encodes MPTFHHDGIDFAYLDEGQGEPILLIHGFASTKEINWVGPGWVTALTGAGRRVIALDNRGHGASGKVYERDAYDPGVMARDALALLDHLAIPRADVMGYSMGGRIGACLALLAPERVRTLILGGIGIHLVEGAGLPVTVAEALLAPSLDDVTDPVGRTFRAFAEQTGSDRQALAACIYGSRRTLTREEVGRITVPTLIAVGTRDEVSGAAAPLAALIPGARVADIPGRDHMRAVGDRVYKDAALAFLAEVH; translated from the coding sequence ATGCCGACCTTCCATCACGACGGAATCGACTTCGCCTATCTCGATGAGGGGCAGGGCGAGCCGATCCTGCTCATTCATGGCTTTGCCTCGACCAAGGAGATCAACTGGGTCGGGCCGGGCTGGGTGACGGCGCTGACCGGGGCCGGGCGGCGGGTGATCGCGCTGGATAATCGCGGCCATGGCGCCTCCGGCAAGGTGTATGAGCGCGACGCCTATGATCCCGGCGTGATGGCGCGCGACGCGCTGGCATTGCTCGACCATCTCGCCATCCCCCGCGCCGATGTGATGGGCTATTCCATGGGCGGGCGCATTGGCGCCTGCCTCGCGCTGCTGGCGCCGGAGCGGGTGCGCACGCTGATCCTCGGCGGCATCGGCATCCATCTGGTCGAAGGGGCAGGGCTTCCGGTCACCGTGGCGGAGGCGCTGCTGGCGCCGAGCCTTGACGATGTGACCGATCCGGTTGGGCGCACCTTTCGCGCCTTTGCCGAGCAGACCGGCAGCGACCGGCAGGCACTGGCCGCCTGCATCTATGGCTCGCGCCGCACGCTGACGCGCGAGGAGGTCGGCCGCATAACGGTTCCGACGCTGATCGCGGTCGGCACGCGGGACGAGGTGTCAGGCGCCGCCGCCCCGCTCGCCGCGCTCATTCCCGGCGCGCGGGTCGCGGACATTCCCGGGCGCGACCATATGCGGGCCGTCGGCGACCGCGTTTACAAGGACGCGGCGCTCGCTTTCCTTGCCGAGGTGCATTGA